In Micropterus dolomieu isolate WLL.071019.BEF.003 ecotype Adirondacks linkage group LG17, ASM2129224v1, whole genome shotgun sequence, one genomic interval encodes:
- the napab gene encoding N-ethylmaleimide-sensitive factor attachment protein, alpha b gives MDNSGKEKEAMALVAEAEKKMKSSQSFFGALFGSSSKMEEACDLYVRAANMYKMAKNWCAAGNAFSQAARLHLQMQSKHDAATNFIDAGNAFKKADPQEAINCLNRAIEIYTDMGRFTIAAKHHITIAEIYETELVDIDKAIAHYEQAADYYKGEESTSSANKCLLKVATYAAQLEQYPKAIEIYEQVGTHAMDSTLLKYSAKDHFFKAALCHFCVDMLNAKLAVQKYEEMFPAFSDSRECKLLKKLLDAYEEQNVEAYTDSVKEYDTISRLDQWLTTMLLRIKKTIQDDESDLR, from the exons ATGGACAACAGTGGCAAAGAAAAGGAAGCAATGGCTTTGGTGGCCGAggctgaaaagaaaatgaagtcGTCGCAGTCGTTTTTCGGGGCGCTGTTTGG GAGTTCTTCAAAAATGGAAGAGGCCTGTGACTTGTATGTGAGGGCAGCCAACATGTACAAAATGGCCAAAAATTGGTGTG ctgcaggAAATGCATTTTCCCAAGCTGCTCGCCTTCACCTCCAGATGCAGAGCAAACACGATGCAGCAACTAACTTCATAGATGCTGGAAATGCCTTCAAAAAAGCAGATCCACAGG AGGCCATAAACTGCCTAAACCGAGCTATTGAGATATACACTGATATG gGGCGCTTCACCATTGCAGCCAAACATCACATCACCattgctgaaatatatgagacAGAGCTGGTGGACATTGACAAG GCCATTGCTCATTATGAACAGGCAGCagattattacaaaggtgaagaATCCACCAG TTCAGCAAACAAGTGCCTTCTCAAAGTAGCGACCTACGCAGCTCAGCTGGAGCAGTACCCAAAAGCGATTGAGATCTATGAACAG GTCGGAACTCATGCAATGGACAGTACGCTCCTGAAATACAGTGCCAAGGATCACTTCTTCAAAGCAGCGCTCTGTCACTTCTGCGTAGACATGCTGAATGCAAAA CTTGCTGTGCAGAAGTACGAAGAAATGTTTCCCGCCTTTTCAGACTCTCGAGAATGCAAGCTGTTGAAG AAACTTCTAGATGCATATGAAGAACAGAATGTGGAAGCCTATACTGACTCG GTGAAGGAATACGACACCATTTCACGGTTGGACCAATGGCTCACCACCATGCTTCTCCGCATCAAGAAAACCATACAGGACGATGAGAGTGACCTTCGCTGA
- the b3gnt2l gene encoding N-acetyllactosaminide beta-1,3-N-acetylglucosaminyltransferase 2 isoform X2, which produces MRLIQTFGAMVLLVTLFLIFFYSTLHLEITYTHRARAEDGLKNRSLWFHNPAMTTQPSKQDIFTTPQPDVHSVSVSDGFKNTITQNDAFWNRMLYSGLLNLDKGGNPFRHDSKWSRCRETNLELLQTNVHDFSSYPVLIRDFLQGMNCRSPPVLINQPNKCISAEEEGDKQTFLLFAIKSVPGNFEQRQAVRETWAREAVNQSRPKVRTVFLLGSSPQDDPDLNSLLSFEARHFGDLLQWDFHESFLNLTLKMNAFLQWTLTNCPHVSFIFSGDDDVFVNTPGLLSYLQSLEPSKSSQLYVGHVIGTASPLRDPKSKYYIPLSFYDGPYPAYAGGGGFLFSGALLQPLYSVSHVIPFFPIDDVYTGMCFMALGVSPEAHTSFQTFDIKEQDRENLCVYKNLILTHRRSPQQLIKLWKGIHSPLLTC; this is translated from the exons ATGAGACTTATTCAAACATTCGGTGCTATGGTTCTCCTCGTCACTTTATTTCTGATCTTCTTCTACTCAACCCTACACCTAGAGATAACCTACACTCACAGGGCCAGAGCAGAGGACGGCCTGAAGAATCGCAGCCTCTGGTTCCACAACCCTGCTATGACAACACAACCCTCCAAGCAGGACATCTTCACCACGCCTCAACCGGATGTCcacagtgtgtctgtttctgATGGTTTCAAAAATACAATCACTCAGAATGACGCGTTCTGGAACCGTATGCTGTATTCAGGTCTCCTGAATCTGGACAAGGGAGGAAATCCTTTCAGACATGACTCAAAGTGGTCTCGCTGCAGGGAGACAAATCTAGAGCTTCTGCAAACCAATGTGCACGACTTCTCCTCCTACCCTGTCTTAATCCGGGACTTTTTGCAAGGCATGAACTGCAGGTCCCCTCCAGTCCTGATCAATCAACCCAACAAGTGCATCTCCGCTGAAGAGGAGGGAGACAAGCAGACCTTCTTGCTTTTTGCCATCAAGTCAGTTCCTGGAAACTTTGAGCAGAGACAGGCGGTGCGGGAGACCTGGGCTCGAGAGGCAGTGAATCAGAGTAGACCAAAAGTGCGCACAGTGTTTCTCCTGGGTAGCTCCCCACAGGATGACCCTGACCTCAACTCACTGCTGTCATTTGAAGCAAGACATTTTGGGGACCTCCTGCAGTGGGACTTCCATGAGTCCTTCCTGAATCTGACACTCAAAATGAACGCGTTCCTCCAGTGGACACTGACAAACTGTCCTCATGTCTCCTTCATCTTTAGCGGGGATGATGATGTATTTGTCAACACACCAGGATTACTCAGCTACCTGCAGTCTCTGGAGCCTTCGAAATCCTCTCAGTTGTATGTTGGACATGTTATAGGCACAGCGAGTCCCCTCAGAGATCCTAAAAGCAAATACTACATTCCTCTGAGCTTCTATGACGGCCCATACCCTGCTTATGCTGGTggaggtggttttcttttctctggTGCATTGCTGCAACCCCTATATTCAGTTTCACATGTCATTCCTTTCTTCCCCATTGACGATGTCTACACTGGGATGTGTTTTATGGCTCTGGGAGTTTCTCCTGAGGCACACACAAGCTTTCAGACATTTGACATCAAGGAGCAGGATCGCGAGaatctgtgtgtatataaaaaccTTATTCTGACTCACAGGCGTTCTCCACAGCAGCTAATAAAGCTGTGGAAG GGCATTCACAGCCCCTTGTTGACTTGTTGA
- the b3gnt2l gene encoding N-acetyllactosaminide beta-1,3-N-acetylglucosaminyltransferase 2 isoform X1 — protein sequence MRLIQTFGAMVLLVTLFLIFFYSTLHLEITYTHRARAEDGLKNRSLWFHNPAMTTQPSKQDIFTTPQPDVHSVSVSDGFKNTITQNDAFWNRMLYSGLLNLDKGGNPFRHDSKWSRCRETNLELLQTNVHDFSSYPVLIRDFLQGMNCRSPPVLINQPNKCISAEEEGDKQTFLLFAIKSVPGNFEQRQAVRETWAREAVNQSRPKVRTVFLLGSSPQDDPDLNSLLSFEARHFGDLLQWDFHESFLNLTLKMNAFLQWTLTNCPHVSFIFSGDDDVFVNTPGLLSYLQSLEPSKSSQLYVGHVIGTASPLRDPKSKYYIPLSFYDGPYPAYAGGGGFLFSGALLQPLYSVSHVIPFFPIDDVYTGMCFMALGVSPEAHTSFQTFDIKEQDRENLCVYKNLILTHRRSPQQLIKLWKGIHSPLLTC from the coding sequence ATGAGACTTATTCAAACATTCGGTGCTATGGTTCTCCTCGTCACTTTATTTCTGATCTTCTTCTACTCAACCCTACACCTAGAGATAACCTACACTCACAGGGCCAGAGCAGAGGACGGCCTGAAGAATCGCAGCCTCTGGTTCCACAACCCTGCTATGACAACACAACCCTCCAAGCAGGACATCTTCACCACGCCTCAACCGGATGTCcacagtgtgtctgtttctgATGGTTTCAAAAATACAATCACTCAGAATGACGCGTTCTGGAACCGTATGCTGTATTCAGGTCTCCTGAATCTGGACAAGGGAGGAAATCCTTTCAGACATGACTCAAAGTGGTCTCGCTGCAGGGAGACAAATCTAGAGCTTCTGCAAACCAATGTGCACGACTTCTCCTCCTACCCTGTCTTAATCCGGGACTTTTTGCAAGGCATGAACTGCAGGTCCCCTCCAGTCCTGATCAATCAACCCAACAAGTGCATCTCCGCTGAAGAGGAGGGAGACAAGCAGACCTTCTTGCTTTTTGCCATCAAGTCAGTTCCTGGAAACTTTGAGCAGAGACAGGCGGTGCGGGAGACCTGGGCTCGAGAGGCAGTGAATCAGAGTAGACCAAAAGTGCGCACAGTGTTTCTCCTGGGTAGCTCCCCACAGGATGACCCTGACCTCAACTCACTGCTGTCATTTGAAGCAAGACATTTTGGGGACCTCCTGCAGTGGGACTTCCATGAGTCCTTCCTGAATCTGACACTCAAAATGAACGCGTTCCTCCAGTGGACACTGACAAACTGTCCTCATGTCTCCTTCATCTTTAGCGGGGATGATGATGTATTTGTCAACACACCAGGATTACTCAGCTACCTGCAGTCTCTGGAGCCTTCGAAATCCTCTCAGTTGTATGTTGGACATGTTATAGGCACAGCGAGTCCCCTCAGAGATCCTAAAAGCAAATACTACATTCCTCTGAGCTTCTATGACGGCCCATACCCTGCTTATGCTGGTggaggtggttttcttttctctggTGCATTGCTGCAACCCCTATATTCAGTTTCACATGTCATTCCTTTCTTCCCCATTGACGATGTCTACACTGGGATGTGTTTTATGGCTCTGGGAGTTTCTCCTGAGGCACACACAAGCTTTCAGACATTTGACATCAAGGAGCAGGATCGCGAGaatctgtgtgtatataaaaaccTTATTCTGACTCACAGGCGTTCTCCACAGCAGCTAATAAAGCTGTGGAAGGGCATTCACAGCCCCTTGTTGACTTGTTGA